The genomic segment AACCCCGCCTATGTAAGCCAGGGACCCCAGCACTCTTATTTAGGAAGAGCAGCCTGTAGTTCCTATCCTTCCTGAATATCCCGATCCCATTTATCAGGTGCTCCCTGAAGCTCGCCTTCCTCCTTTCGATCGGGCCCACCGGCTCCGGAACGGCGAAGAAACAGGAGGAGAAAAGTAGAAGAAAGAAGGGCGCTGTGGAGTAGATCAAAGCGTAGTTGTTCGGGAAAGACGGACCGTTTTCGCCGAGCATATATCGGATATAAAACCCTGAGGCGAAGCTCAGAATCCCGCTGAAGAACCCCCTCAATCCCATGAATCTGCCCCGTCTGGTCGGGGGAACCGTTTTACCGACTATATCCCAGAAGGGTATCCCCGAGGCACCGGCTCCTGAGGAGTAGCCGAAGTAAAGGATAGCACAGGTGAGGGCGAGTGATTCGGGATGGCGGGAGCGGTTCCGTTTTGGCTCGCTTCCCACTTCCCATATCCCATTGTGCTGTCGTCCAATAGTCGATCGCCCGACATGAACATCTCCAGCCCTTTCCATTCAACTAGTGATGGCGGTAATCGTTGACCGCCTTGGCGAATTTGACAAAAGGCCCTAGGTATTGTAAATTATAAGCGCACGTGCCGGTTCCAGTTAATTAACGAGGCAAGAGGAGTATTGATGGTACCTATATTGATCGATGGCTCCCCCGAAGCAGTCCAAAGGCTAGAATCCCTTTTATCCAGGGGGAGATTTCACGATGATGAGGTCTTATCCGTGGTCAGAGGGATAATCAGCGATGTTCGCGAATCAGGCGATGACGCTGTCGTCGAATACACCCGAAGGTTCGACGCTCCCGCCTTCGATATCGATCAGATCAGGGTCAAGGACGAGGAGTATGAGATGGCATATATGGTGGAGGACGAGGAGTTCGTCAAATCCGTCAGGCTGGCAATAGATCGAATTCGCTCCTTTCACGAGAGACAGACGCGAAATTCCTGGTTTGCCTCTGAGGAGAACGGCGTGATTTTGGGACAGATCGTTCAGCCTATACGAAGGGTCGGGATCCATGTTCCGGCTTTCTCACAGCTTCTGGTCTCATCGCTTATCATGTGCGTTATTCCGGCCAAGGTAGCCGGAGTTAAGGAGATCGTCGTCTGTACACCGCCGATGCGAAATGGCAGGATTAATCCCTACATGCTGATAGCGGCGAAGGAGTGTGAGGTCGATGAACTTTACAAGATCGGCGGCGCCCAGGCGGTGGCTGCTATGGCTTTTGGGACAAGGAGTATCAAACGGGTGGATAAGATCGTCGGTCCAGGCAATATCTATGTCCAACTGGCGAAAAGAGAGCTCTTCGGAGTCGTAGATATAGACATGATCGCAGGCCCAAGCGAGATCCTCGTGATAGCGGATGAGGCCGCTGATCCCTCCTTCGTCGCCGCCGATCTGTTATCTCAGGCTGAACATATGGATGACTCCTCCGCCGTATTGATAACGGATAGCATCAGGCTGGCCCAGAAGGTAAGGGGAGAGCTGGAGAGGAGATCCCAAGACCTCAACAGATCCCAGATCGTACTTCATTCCCTTAAGAGATACGGGGCGATCTTCGTGACTGAGAATCTCGATCGAGCTTTCGATCTGGCAGCTCAAATAGCCCCCGAGCATCTTGAGATAATGGTTAAAGAGCCGTTCAGATGGCTGGGGAAGGTCAGAAACGCCGGGGCAGTGTTACTCGGTCCTTACTCACCTGAGGCCGTTGGGGACTATATCGCGGGGCCGAATCACACTCTCCCGACGGGGGGTACGGCGAGATTCTATTCACCTCTCGGCGTCGACGATTTCCTCAAAAAGACAAGCCTTATTCAGTTCACCGAGCCCGCCCTTAAAAAGCTCGCCCCGGCTATCATTAAGCTGGCTGAGGTGGAGGGATTGGACGGGCACGCCAGATCGGTCAGACTCAGGCTTGAAAGGCAGGACCGTATATGATTCCGCTTAGGAGAAGGGAGACTTCAGCGGTCTCCCTTCCGATTCGAAAAAAAGAGTTTCACCCGCCCTCTTTAATCTCACCCCAGGTGATGGGGAGATTGTCATCAGGCTGAACGGGGAAGAGTTGCTCCGGTTCCATAAACGCCTTTATCTCGTCTTCGCTCATCAGTTTATTCGAGATCCATAGCTCATCCAGTATAACCTGGCAATACCAATTTCCAAGCTGTCCCCCCTCTGCTCCGATATTGACGCCGGGGGATTGTGAGACGTCGATCGGTCCTGCAAAAGGAACCTGCTGTGCTAGATCGCCGTTAACATAAAAGTTGACATTCTTCCCGTCGGTCGTTATCACTAGATAGACCCATTCTTCTTCATTGAGCGTTATCTGGTCCGCGAAGTGATCCTTATTGCCATATGTGGTGAAGACCGGATTCTGGTTGTGGAAACCTGCCTTCCATCCATTGCTTCTGTCTCCAGCACTCGCTTCCATCTCGATAACGCACTGCCACTCGACGGGAAAGGCCAATGGTTGGACCCACATTCCCACGCTCATTGGGGACTTGAGTTCCTTAAGCTGATCGGAGTTGGGAACAGTTATAGCTGCCTTCGATCCGTCGAGTTTGATCGCCCCACCGTGTTTGCCATCCACCCATTCCACATCGCCGTTTATCTGGCCGTCGTTGTGATATATCGATCTATCGGTAACTGTGTTGCCCCCTTCCTTGTCGAAGTTGAAATAGAGGACGATATGATCGGGTATTTGAGCGGCGAGCGTAATCGAGGTCATCATCAAGAGGATCAAAAGCGGTATTACCTCTCTTTTCATCCTTCCGCACCTCCCCATGAGATGGGGGCGGGGCAAAACCCGCCCCCAAAAGGTGTTCTACTTTTTAATCTCACCCCAAGTGGTCGTCAGCTTCTCGGAAGGTCTGACTGCTGCCGCAGAAGGTGCACTCAGCGTTTTGACCTCATCAGCGCTTAACGCCTTATTCGCAACCCACAACTCATCCAAGATCACATCAGAATACCAATTTCCAGGCTGTCCCTTCTCCGCTCCGATATTGACGCCGGGGGAATTTGTAACGTCGATCGTTCCTTCGAAGGGAACCTGCTGCGCCAGATCGCCGTTAATGTAGAAGTTGACGTTCGTTCCATCGGCGACGACAGCGAAGTAGATCCATTCGTTTTCATTGAGCGTTATCTGGTCAGCAAAGTGATCCTTATGGCCGTATGTGGTGAAGACCGGATTTTGGTTGTGGAAACCCAACTTCCATCCGTTCGTCCTGTCATCGGCGCTACTTTCCATCTCGATGAGACATTGCCATTCGACAGGGAAGGAAACGGGTTTGATCCACGCCCCCACGCTCAAGGGTGAGGTCAGTGATGTTAGAGAGTCAGAAGGGGGTACAGTTATAACCACCGAGGAACCGTCCAGGTGGATGGCTTTCCCACTTTTGCCGTCTACCCACTCGGGGTTGCCTGTTATCTCACCGTTGTTGCCATACTGGGACAGATCAACCGCCTTGTTTCCACCGCCCTCATCGAAGTTAAAGTAGAGGACGATGTAGTCGGGGAGAGCGGAGTACGCTGCCGGCAGAGCCGCCACTATCATCAACACGGCCATGACCACTATCGATCTCATCGCTCAAACCTCCTCGGAGAATTTAAAACTGCCGCTCATTATAGCACAGGAGAGATAAGCTGTCAACCTTTTTTCACTGATCTCCCGGGTAGGCTTTCGATAGCCCCGATCAAGGTGCCCGAAATCGGGCACGTGCACGTTAAAATGCCCCATCTCGTGCAGTGCCCTTCAAGGGATGCCCCTGTTCAGCATCACCTGATAGAGGCCCCATTTCTCGGGAGGCGATTTGATGGGAACGTCCCACATCCTCAGTAGAACGAACCTGAAACCGCCGTCCAATTGCTTCCGCTCATCCTTCAACGCGCTCTGGGGGATGAGGAAAACGACCTGTTTTCCCCTCTCGAGGTAGGAACGTATCAGCTCCCGCTTCTTCCGGATCATTCCGGACTGACCTAAGGAGGCGTACAGTTTACGCAGGCGCTCGGTACGTTTAGGCTGACGAAGCACTGAGGAGCTCAGGAAGGTCTTGAAGCGCTGAAGGTCATAAAAGCGAAACCTCTCGCGCGTGCCGATGTAGCAGAAAAACGGCCTCTGCGAGAAGATCACGGCGTCCGGCCGTAAGGTTCGGGAGAGCATCCGGGCGCCGAGGGCGACGGCGCGCGAGCCCGGGTCGGAGACGATCTGACGCATACTGCGCTGTGCCTCATTGTATCGGAGGATCACGAGCAGCGCCACGAAAAGGATCATGACGCATCGCTGCATCCAGCTTCTAGCCGGGTGTTCATCGGATATCCTATCCAGCAGGAGCAAAGCTGATCCAACCACAACGGGAAAGGTGCAGATCGTGAAACGGAGATAGGGCATGCCCTGAGGAGCCCAGTAGTAGGATGCATATAGCAGCACGATCGGCAGAAACCAAAAAATCCGCATCAGTCGTTCCCATGGATGTCCTATCGATATCATCCCCACCAGCCCCAGGGGAAAGATCAGGAGGAGCGCCGTGGTGTTAAGCCCTCTTATCATCATGCCGATATTCCGGCGAAGGAACCTCAGCGAAAACGACTCCTGCTCGTGTGTGAGAGCGTATCCCGTGACCAGAGGATGGCCGAAAAGCCTCCAGTTATAGATCATCAGCAGTATCGGAAAAATGGCGTAACATCCCAACAGTATGGAGATCCCCCGGGCGGTTGAACCGCGTTCCCGCAGCCAACGGCTAAAGACCGCGATCAGCACCACACCTCCCATCAATATGCTGGTATGGCGGATCGTAGAAGCGAATCCCAGAAGCAGTCCCGCCCCGATCCCCGATCCCGTCGAACCTCGACGGAGCCACCTCCATAGGAAATACATACCCCATATGATGAAACAGGTGTTTGAGGCATGGGAGAGGAGATAGCCCGAGTAGACCAGATACATGGGATTGACGGCCAACGCCCAGACGCCCAAAGCTGCCACAGCGGGGGACATCCAGAGCGAAAAGAGCAGATACGCGCCGATCAACCCCAGCCCACCCATCAAAGGGCTTACCAGGAACATCGCCTCATCGCCTCCGATCCGATAGAAGATCGCCAGCAGAAGAGGATAACCGGGCGCGAACTTGGGCACCACCTTCCCTTGGGGCGTCTCAACCCAGACGTGGCTCTGATACATAAACGGGTCTTCCTCCCTTACTGCCGGCGATTGCAGATGTGCTATACGCTTGGCGAGGAAAAGATAACCGTCGGGATCCACCTCCTGATAGGCGGGCGTGAAATGCTGAATCTGAATCAGTAAGTAGATGAAAATGGCGGCGGCAACGCTGAGATAGGACGACAGACTCAGGATCGTCTGGCGTATTCCCCCTGCCGTTATCCTACCACATAACATCATCCCTATTTCCGCCTATGCGGCTCGCTCATGTTATTGAAGTCTACGGTTAACAGCCCGCCGTCTGCAGGCCATCTGAAATGACGGAAAAGCTAAATGACCTGGCTCAAGGGAAATAAATATGAGCGAAATGCCCTAACCCTCTTCCATCGGTTGTGGATTAAAAGGCATGTTCATCAAAGCGATAACGCTCGTCGGATGTGTCTCCCGTGATATGGTTTTCCGTGGGTTATCCTTGCTCGCTCGGAATTTGGCCACTCGCTCGAACGGAGGGTTGAGAGGTATGATGCCGAACTCCTCCTTTTTAGCCCGTTGAATGGCCCTCAGCGCTCCCTCGCGGATGAGCTGGCGAGCGCGAACGGGATGAACGTGAATGGCGGAGGAGGTGAAACGGGCGTATTCCTCCCTTGTCAGCTCATTTCCGGTGCCCGGTCTTATCCCGCGTTTCACGGCCACCGTTTCTATACCTGGTATCAAGGCTTTCGCCTCTTTCGTCAGAGCTTCATCCCCTGAGGCGAAGATGGATCGTACGCCCAACTCGCTGGCGCACATCGCCAGCTGTCCCAACTCACCGATCGAGATGCCGTTAATGGATAGGTCAAGGTAAGCTGTGCTCTGGGTATGGGCGAGATGGGCGTATTCGGTTCCCGACTTGGCGTGCTGGCCTACCCAGGCAACCGCATCGAATGTCTCATCCAACATGAGGGGCCAGGGCCCCTCCCCCCAACCGCGGAGATAATCCACCCGCGGATCGAGGAGCTTGATGTTGATGCCGCCGGGGCCGTGACCGTCCACCACCAGTATCTCCTTCGCTCCTCCTTCGAAGAAGCCATCGATCGCAGCGTTCACCTCCAGGGTCAGAAACTCCTTGGCCAACTCATAGTAGGGTTTACCCGGTCCGGTCCACTCCTCAAAGTTAAGCACTCCGGCCACGCCTTCTAAATCGGTCATCAGGTAGATTTTCATCGTCTTATCCTCCTTAGCATTTAGATTCGCTCTTATTTCCCTTGAGTGTAGTATCTGCGGCCAATTATCCACCGTCCGCCGCTCAACCGTCATTTGTAGTCATTAAGTCATTTGGCTTCGCCGTCATTAATGACTACAAATGACAATAAATGACCTAACCATCATCGGCGACAAGTAAGCTTAAGCTCAGCCCATATCAGACTTATTTTGCCCTTCGGCTGGAGCGCCAGGACGTCCAGATAATAGGCGTGCATGAGGTTCTCAAAGAACAGGAAGGCCTGCTTCTTGGTATAGTCATCATTGCCGACCACGTGATATTTATCGGGAGCGAGGGCCATCATGACGAACTTTCCCTTCCCGTATTCGGCCTCCAATATCACAAACCTACCGCCGCTCTTAGCAAGCACATCAAATCCGGACTGTGAGGCTATACTCTCCCAGACCGTCGGCCACCCTTTATACTTCCAGTTCAAGAAATCGTCCTCTTTAAGCTTGTTCGGTGTGTTAAACAACGGGTGATCCGGTTTCACGATCTCCACCGTGGTCAGATCCGGATCGCTCCGAACACAGGTTAACCCCTTCGGAAGCCAATCCACATTAGCTTCATTCTGGTCGGCCTGGGTTGGTTCGATGACGATCCCTCCCCCCTTGACGAAATCCTGAATCACCTTGGCATTTCCATCGAGATTGGAATGAATCGTGGGGTTATTCGTGGCCATGCTACAGATGAAGAACAGTTTATATCCGGCAAGTTGAAAGTTACCCTTCATCACGTCATCGGTGATATCATCATATTTGATCTTCATCTCGTTCAGCGTGGGACCTAGCGCCTTCACCTGAGTCCACTGGTCCGCATAGTCGATTATGGCCACATCGGCCGCCATCGCCGTCATCATAAGACAAAACAGAAAAGCAAGCGTGGATATCATAAGTTTCATCCTCGACACCCCCTTCATCATCGATATTCCCCAGAATTATACCACATAGGGAGGAAAACATACTGAGAATTCCCGGAAGCTATGAGATGGTTCATCGAAGGCTTGACAAATAAGAAGAAAAAAGGTTTCCTTGTAGGAGGGGGCGATGAAAATGCTACCTAACCTACAAGGAGACCAAAATGCTAGATAAGATTATCTGAAGTGCACCCATTATTTTGGACACATTTTTGGGCGATCTTATTGGGGGGGTAACCCTCCACCTTGGGAATCAGAGGGAGATTTGAATAACCTCTCTCCCTCCAATCCCCTCCTTCTGCCAACCCTATCTTACCAAATTTACCCCTCTCTTTCAACTTCACCTCTTCCCTTCCCTCCAATTATGCTCGAACTCCCAAGGCGTCAGATAGCCTAAGGCGGAGTGGACCCTCTTCTTCATGTAGACCTCTTCAAGGAAGTGGCCTATCTTTTCCTTTGCTTCCTCTATATCCTCATACTCGTTCAGATATACCTCCTCCTCTTTCAGAGTTCTTATCAGCCTCTCAGCGTAGGCGTTCTGCAAAGGATTCCCCTTGGATGACATGGATATTTTGACTCCTCTTTCCTGAAGGATCTGGATGTATCTTCTTGAGGCATATTGGACTCCCTGATCTGAATGATGGATCTCAGGCACATCTCTGCTGAGAGCCTTCATCAGTGCTGAGATGGTAAGCTCCTCATCTAGGCTTGCCGATATCTGCCATCCCCTTATCGATCTTGTGAAGATGTCCATTAATACGCTTAGATAGGCATGCTCCTTCTTCAGCTTGATGTAAGTTATGTCACCGCACCAGACCTGATTTGGTCTCACTATCTGTATGCCCTTTACCAGGTTAGGATATCTGCCAAGATGGTGATTTGAAAGAGTAGTTTTGAGATAGCTCTTAACATGCACAATGAGGTTCTCCTCATGCATGATTCTTAGAACCCTCTTGTGATTTACTCTGTATCCTCTTCTTCTGAGCTCTGCTGTGACTCTTCGATAGCCGTATCTTGGAAACTCCATCGCTATCTTTTCTATCTCCTCTCTAATGAGCAGGTCATCTTCTCTGATTGATCTGTAGTAGTAAGAACTGGGGGCGCAATCGAGGATTTCACATAACAGCCTTACAGGGTACTCCCCCTTGAGCATATCTATCACCTCTCGCTTCCTCTCAAGTGACAGCCCAGCAGATTGAATACTTTTTTTGAGACACTAAGCTCATAAGTGAGCCTCCCAACAAGCCTCTCAAGCTCCGCAATTCTCTGGTGCTCCTTCGAGTTTGTCTGAGGAGAGAAGATGAGATAGGCTCTCTCCAGAAACTGTTTCTTCCACTGCCTCAGAAGCTCAGGGGAGATGTTATATTCCCTGCAGATGGATGCTTGGGTTCTGTCCCCTTTGAGAGCCTCAAGGACAACCTGGACTTTGAAGTGAGGGGAAAACTCCCTTCTTTGGCTCATCATGAACCCCCTTTCTCTGTCTTGTTAAGTATACACCCCAATAAGAGGTGTGTCCAAAAAATGGGGTTCACTACATATGACAGCAGGAAGGTGAGGGGGTATCTGAGGAGAAGGGGAATAAAGGCGAGCATACCCAAAAGGAGGATGAGGGGGAAAGGAAGGAGGGGCAGGCCATACAGGTTTGTCATGGAGGTGTATCTGAAGGGTAGGTGTGGGGTAGATAGGTTTTTCGGTTGGAGGTTTATAATACCAGGGGTCTGTTTTGTTCGCTTCATTTTTGATCGCCTGGAGATTTTTGCTAATGAGTTCTTCGTATGCTATACATAGATGTTCATCGCTGTGATGGAAGATAGTTGGAGTGAGAAATTTTACGTATTACCGCTACAAGATGAGCTCTACAACAGATTGAAAAACCAAGGGACCAGAAAAGTGATATAGACGCTAAATTTTCCATGTTTAACTCCGCAATGACTGATTTAATCCCTTCATCTTGCAATTGCTTAAGTGAAGCTCTTAAAAGAGCTCGACCTATCCCTTTACGCCGAAACTCCTCAGAGACAAAGATGTATTTCACCACTCCTTTAGAGCCAGACGTCGAAACCAGAATGAAACCTACAACCTCCTCGCCTTTGAAACAAATCTTAGAAGCTTTTATGTTGAAGTCGCTTTCCCGAGATTTAAGTAATATCTTTGCTTCAATATCCAGCTTTGCTATATCTGAAGCAGTCCTTTCATCCCATGGTGTTATTTCACATCTGATCTCGGGAGAGCAGGATACAATTTCTTCTGACCGGTCTAAACTCTTACTCATCCAGACCCATTCTTGAACTTCAAAGCCAATGTTTTTGAGGAAGCGATCGTCGTCGATGAACCGACAGAAAGGATGTAACAAGATTTCTATTTCTTCAACCCATGAAAGGGATTTAAAGCTGTCGACGAGCTGAAGTATAGCGATGCGTTCATAGTCTTTCCCTCGAAAGGGGGAGCAAACATAGAAAAGTAGTACCCTTATCTTCCGGTCTTCAAGCTTATAGGCAGCTATCCCGATCGGGAT from the Candidatus Poribacteria bacterium genome contains:
- a CDS encoding LamG domain-containing protein, with the translated sequence MRSIVVMAVLMIVAALPAAYSALPDYIVLYFNFDEGGGNKAVDLSQYGNNGEITGNPEWVDGKSGKAIHLDGSSVVITVPPSDSLTSLTSPLSVGAWIKPVSFPVEWQCLIEMESSADDRTNGWKLGFHNQNPVFTTYGHKDHFADQITLNENEWIYFAVVADGTNVNFYINGDLAQQVPFEGTIDVTNSPGVNIGAEKGQPGNWYSDVILDELWVANKALSADEVKTLSAPSAAAVRPSEKLTTTWGEIKK
- a CDS encoding IS3 family transposase, coding for MQSAGLSLERKREVIDMLKGEYPVRLLCEILDCAPSSYYYRSIREDDLLIREEIEKIAMEFPRYGYRRVTAELRRRGYRVNHKRVLRIMHEENLIVHVKSYLKTTLSNHHLGRYPNLVKGIQIVRPNQVWCGDITYIKLKKEHAYLSVLMDIFTRSIRGWQISASLDEELTISALMKALSRDVPEIHHSDQGVQYASRRYIQILQERGVKISMSSKGNPLQNAYAERLIRTLKEEEVYLNEYEDIEEAKEKIGHFLEEVYMKKRVHSALGYLTPWEFEHNWREGKR
- a CDS encoding glycosyltransferase family 39 protein, with the protein product MMLCGRITAGGIRQTILSLSSYLSVAAAIFIYLLIQIQHFTPAYQEVDPDGYLFLAKRIAHLQSPAVREEDPFMYQSHVWVETPQGKVVPKFAPGYPLLLAIFYRIGGDEAMFLVSPLMGGLGLIGAYLLFSLWMSPAVAALGVWALAVNPMYLVYSGYLLSHASNTCFIIWGMYFLWRWLRRGSTGSGIGAGLLLGFASTIRHTSILMGGVVLIAVFSRWLRERGSTARGISILLGCYAIFPILLMIYNWRLFGHPLVTGYALTHEQESFSLRFLRRNIGMMIRGLNTTALLLIFPLGLVGMISIGHPWERLMRIFWFLPIVLLYASYYWAPQGMPYLRFTICTFPVVVGSALLLLDRISDEHPARSWMQRCVMILFVALLVILRYNEAQRSMRQIVSDPGSRAVALGARMLSRTLRPDAVIFSQRPFFCYIGTRERFRFYDLQRFKTFLSSSVLRQPKRTERLRKLYASLGQSGMIRKKRELIRSYLERGKQVVFLIPQSALKDERKQLDGGFRFVLLRMWDVPIKSPPEKWGLYQVMLNRGIP
- a CDS encoding M55 family metallopeptidase — its product is MKIYLMTDLEGVAGVLNFEEWTGPGKPYYELAKEFLTLEVNAAIDGFFEGGAKEILVVDGHGPGGINIKLLDPRVDYLRGWGEGPWPLMLDETFDAVAWVGQHAKSGTEYAHLAHTQSTAYLDLSINGISIGELGQLAMCASELGVRSIFASGDEALTKEAKALIPGIETVAVKRGIRPGTGNELTREEYARFTSSAIHVHPVRARQLIREGALRAIQRAKKEEFGIIPLNPPFERVAKFRASKDNPRKTISRETHPTSVIALMNMPFNPQPMEEG
- a CDS encoding transposase — translated: MSQRREFSPHFKVQVVLEALKGDRTQASICREYNISPELLRQWKKQFLERAYLIFSPQTNSKEHQRIAELERLVGRLTYELSVSKKVFNLLGCHLRGSER
- the hisD gene encoding histidinol dehydrogenase, yielding MVPILIDGSPEAVQRLESLLSRGRFHDDEVLSVVRGIISDVRESGDDAVVEYTRRFDAPAFDIDQIRVKDEEYEMAYMVEDEEFVKSVRLAIDRIRSFHERQTRNSWFASEENGVILGQIVQPIRRVGIHVPAFSQLLVSSLIMCVIPAKVAGVKEIVVCTPPMRNGRINPYMLIAAKECEVDELYKIGGAQAVAAMAFGTRSIKRVDKIVGPGNIYVQLAKRELFGVVDIDMIAGPSEILVIADEAADPSFVAADLLSQAEHMDDSSAVLITDSIRLAQKVRGELERRSQDLNRSQIVLHSLKRYGAIFVTENLDRAFDLAAQIAPEHLEIMVKEPFRWLGKVRNAGAVLLGPYSPEAVGDYIAGPNHTLPTGGTARFYSPLGVDDFLKKTSLIQFTEPALKKLAPAIIKLAEVEGLDGHARSVRLRLERQDRI
- a CDS encoding LamG domain-containing protein; amino-acid sequence: MKREVIPLLILLMMTSITLAAQIPDHIVLYFNFDKEGGNTVTDRSIYHNDGQINGDVEWVDGKHGGAIKLDGSKAAITVPNSDQLKELKSPMSVGMWVQPLAFPVEWQCVIEMEASAGDRSNGWKAGFHNQNPVFTTYGNKDHFADQITLNEEEWVYLVITTDGKNVNFYVNGDLAQQVPFAGPIDVSQSPGVNIGAEGGQLGNWYCQVILDELWISNKLMSEDEIKAFMEPEQLFPVQPDDNLPITWGEIKEGG
- a CDS encoding GNAT family N-acetyltransferase translates to SDFCQSTRWRMIRIKLDTLEIGSQVYRRIIEDLSHYAREVWSRGGRKLLFDHFQVELNQLIKEITKPEYTVKLINLEGIPIGIAAYKLEDRKIRVLLFYVCSPFRGKDYERIAILQLVDSFKSLSWVEEIEILLHPFCRFIDDDRFLKNIGFEVQEWVWMSKSLDRSEEIVSCSPEIRCEITPWDERTASDIAKLDIEAKILLKSRESDFNIKASKICFKGEEVVGFILVSTSGSKGVVKYIFVSEEFRRKGIGRALLRASLKQLQDEGIKSVIAELNMENLASISLFWSLGFSICCRAHLVAVIRKISHSNYLPSQR